Below is a window of Hydrogenimonas sp. DNA.
AAGAGGCTATTCTCTCCGGCAGGGAGCTGCTCTTTGTCTACCACGAAAAGCCCCGCACCGTACACCCCTACAGGATAGTCAACTTCGACGGCTACTGGTACCTTCTGGCAAAAGAGGGGGAGATAGTGAAAAAATTCTATATTCCCGAGATAAAAAACCTGTCACTCTCGGGTGAAACGTTCACCCCGGAGATCGAACTGAAAGAGCGGCTGGAGTGGGCGCTCAACGCCTGGTTCGACCCGAATGCCGAACCCTTTACGCTCCATCTTCTGGCCAGGGGAGCCATAGTGAAGTACCTAAAGCGAAGGGCGTTGAGTCCTACACAGCTCTTCGTGGCCCATCACGAAAACTCCGATGCCGAGATAACGCTGAAGGTCTCCTGCACTGCCGAGGCGCTGATGCTTCTGAAACCGTGGATACCCGACCTGGCGGTAATATCGCCGGCCGATGTGAAAGAGGCTTTTGAAAAAATGCTGAAAAAGGGGCTCGATTTTCAAACCGGACACGACGCCTTCTAAACGATAGGCGATCATTACACCATCTTGATATGAGGAGATGGTAATGAAACCGGGATTCTACAGACCCATACTGCCCTGGCTCATCTTTGCGGCCGGCTTTCTGGCCCCCCAGCTGTTTCTGCTCTACATCCCTTTTGCCGCAGCGCTCTTCGGCAAAACGGTCATCGACGAGTACGGCGAAGTGTACCTCTACTGGAAAGAGAGGTTTCAAAGAGCGGTATCTACACCGGGTAGATGTGGAAGCG
It encodes the following:
- a CDS encoding transcriptional regulator, putative produces the protein MERKMLHSGMNRSHDYDKILTRLTLILHRLYSGESLSVKELAEEFNVSAKTIQRDFNERLIRFPLEKSGRRWRMREGFRIEKVQESDNILALEILETIASGIGSEFAQRSNMLLSKLKNRTAAPISSYVNFEDISGFKELFREIEEAILSGRELLFVYHEKPRTVHPYRIVNFDGYWYLLAKEGEIVKKFYIPEIKNLSLSGETFTPEIELKERLEWALNAWFDPNAEPFTLHLLARGAIVKYLKRRALSPTQLFVAHHENSDAEITLKVSCTAEALMLLKPWIPDLAVISPADVKEAFEKMLKKGLDFQTGHDAF